One genomic segment of Myxococcus guangdongensis includes these proteins:
- a CDS encoding helix-turn-helix domain-containing protein has protein sequence MRTVFSTDVVSAQQRHEYWQELASKVLLGLRTEHKASSPFFGRLDHHEAGPLGVTSLHSSAQRVYRGEPEIARAPRECYYLCMQVEGVCRLRQGREERYSHPGEVELFDGTRPGELSFDADYRRIVIVAPYSTLRPRLSRPDDVVGSVLHTQEGVGALVAAYLRAFAVNQVAEPVAGSVSDNLLELLALAFNTQGRRIQTNAASVREARRHALRVYVERHLAEPSLSPATAAAHFRMSTRYLHGLFREEGESFMRWVLSRRLARCRKALEDPAMDARGIADIAFGWGFVDLTHFGRAFKKAYGMTPRDWRHQQARQRA, from the coding sequence TTGCGCACAGTCTTCTCGACGGACGTGGTCTCCGCGCAGCAGCGGCATGAGTACTGGCAGGAGTTGGCGAGCAAGGTGCTCCTGGGACTGAGGACGGAGCACAAGGCCTCCAGTCCCTTCTTCGGGCGGCTGGACCATCACGAGGCCGGACCGTTGGGCGTGACGTCTCTGCACTCCTCGGCCCAGCGCGTCTACCGGGGGGAGCCGGAGATCGCCCGTGCTCCCCGGGAGTGCTACTACCTCTGCATGCAGGTGGAGGGCGTCTGCCGGCTGCGCCAGGGACGCGAGGAGCGCTACTCCCACCCGGGTGAGGTGGAGCTCTTCGATGGGACCCGGCCGGGAGAGCTCTCGTTCGACGCCGACTACCGCCGCATCGTCATCGTGGCGCCCTACTCCACGCTGCGGCCACGACTCTCACGTCCGGATGACGTGGTGGGCAGTGTGCTCCACACGCAGGAGGGCGTCGGAGCCCTGGTGGCCGCCTACCTGCGCGCCTTCGCGGTGAACCAGGTCGCCGAGCCCGTCGCGGGCTCCGTCTCGGACAACCTGCTCGAGCTCCTCGCCCTGGCCTTCAACACCCAGGGCCGGAGAATCCAGACCAACGCCGCGAGCGTGAGAGAGGCTCGGCGGCATGCGCTCCGCGTCTACGTCGAGCGGCACCTCGCGGAGCCCTCGCTGAGCCCGGCGACGGCCGCCGCCCATTTCCGCATGTCCACGCGCTACCTGCATGGGCTGTTCAGGGAAGAAGGCGAGAGCTTCATGCGCTGGGTCCTCTCGCGGCGCCTGGCGCGCTGCCGCAAGGCGCTCGAGGACCCCGCCATGGACGCGCGCGGCATCGCGGACATCGCCTTCGGCTGGGGCTTCGTGGATCTCACCCACTTCGGACGCGCCTTCAAGAAGGCATACGGCATGACTCCCCGGGACTGGCGCCACCAACAGGCCCGACAGCGGGCATGA
- a CDS encoding phenylalanine--tRNA ligase beta subunit-related protein — MLTVDPHPSLDTLSFTTVFPASLGALPSPEWLVALLKPDASAPLSSDDTVRGAVRDMLRHGGYKPTGRGKPASEYLVRAAGDGSLGGINTAVDACNAVSLHSGLPISVVDLDRATAPFRVGIAPEGAQYVFNASGQSIDLAGLLCLFDAEGPCANAVKDAQRTKTNADTRRTLTVLWGAKALGDRTARAFAWYRELLERAGATVERLP; from the coding sequence GTGCTGACCGTCGACCCGCATCCGTCCCTGGACACGCTGAGCTTCACCACCGTCTTCCCCGCGTCGCTGGGCGCGTTGCCCTCGCCGGAGTGGCTGGTGGCGTTGCTGAAGCCGGATGCGTCCGCGCCGCTCTCCAGTGACGACACCGTGCGCGGCGCCGTGCGCGACATGCTCCGTCACGGTGGCTACAAGCCCACGGGGCGGGGCAAGCCCGCCTCCGAGTACCTGGTGCGCGCCGCGGGCGACGGTTCGCTCGGCGGCATCAACACGGCCGTGGACGCGTGCAACGCGGTGTCGCTGCACAGCGGACTGCCCATCAGCGTCGTGGACCTGGACCGCGCCACCGCGCCGTTCCGCGTCGGCATCGCGCCCGAGGGCGCCCAGTATGTCTTCAATGCCTCCGGCCAGAGCATCGACCTGGCGGGCCTGCTGTGCCTCTTCGACGCCGAGGGCCCGTGCGCCAACGCCGTGAAGGACGCGCAGCGCACCAAGACGAACGCGGACACCCGACGCACGCTCACCGTCCTCTGGGGCGCCAAGGCCCTGGGAGACCGCACCGCGCGCGCCTTCGCATGGTACCGCGAGCTGCTGGAGAGAGCCGGCGCCACCGTGGAGCGACTCCCCTGA